A part of Liolophura sinensis isolate JHLJ2023 chromosome 1, CUHK_Ljap_v2, whole genome shotgun sequence genomic DNA contains:
- the LOC135462188 gene encoding PR domain zinc finger protein 10-like, with the protein MKVMRLGFFTRQWWVPRSNTSEDVMDASLDTSHLSQESVGSSGLTSSSDSAMDSGLDRTVDSSSVGHHQISPPPYSAHHMTPSDHRLHTSNNHSSQSVNHASQSGLLLAPSGHVTATLNLAPNQMSTISGYAVSNLQYANFPMTQPQQASGSGQMGYFIPVELPNVQNVQTAQSTVTPNGQLDEREDKENVDTDQRRVRKSDRIAHMEADTYQRRPQRYIPKPYNHEEIWCEECMRSYATECALHKLMPIPDKLVLSRAWSSLPNLLQIFRFGDTPELGVFAKRLLPKQTQFGPFIAELCESRDMVANTRFLLRLEKEGGDYGYFNTRDENLCNWMMFVRPAENYAEQNLVAYQYGYDIFFTVTKAIEPKQELKVWYAAHYAERLGVNTLPILQEDMEADPDAKWPCYECPKKFRTSAQLQNHLAEHEEGGTEGDPDEEYDSNGVKKPKRKATQLTASGVPKKRGRPAKTLKENGETKVFQSWKKRTTNLYLTKTLKKYQKRHDPEMIKRTLKSLYKRKGKETGGNEWVCTHCDLTFDNSSLLNLHTLTHAAEDVGLEGTEKTVSISTGEDGELIITGSVLEGAGDASSEGNLVSLQSSPPACPVCHKEFTSKRDLIEHASDHAMTRKSCVRANKCSLCWKGFSTQERLQKHMLCHGDEETKPLQCTVCFKRFMNNSALSCHMKTHSNRKFHECPICRMGFDQSLVLKDHVKQHETNGVYICPICQRQFDDFVLIKKHIRGFHSEKRYPCPDCDKIFPRSDKLKLHMLKHSAHRDFMCETCGRQFKRKDKLKEHMKRMHSIEREQRIREKSERRPSLKRFIPKVSPTDYHRFIYKCHTCLLGFKRRGMLVNHLAKRHPDIKPDQVPELNLPILKTQRDYYCQYCDKVYKSSSKRKAHIIKNHPGADLPLSSRTKTLIPDIPGLPNPTYSQTVGSITTMPHSCDFCHKQYASKAKLMQHQRKKHSELVPAVSDRRLKDEMEGEEECLTEEPKTHEIHVYETVQAAALAQASTEIPTADLLTQAMSELTQSLSEYRNPTGEYRLTPGTHTTLVQAATHIPIQHSTIELSHLGQALGQTQYTTQGHLATVQAAPSPGQPQAPAAVPVTIQTIPVSEVVNGQTMSVSGQTVAVSGGTTIQVPVSTLGTIQGQTYLQTQRTWANYPNYR; encoded by the exons ATGAAAGTGATGAGACTGGGCTTCTTCACTCGACAGTGGTGGGTTCCACGGTCAAACACATCAGAGGATGTTATGGATGCCTCTCTTGATACGAGTCACTTGAGTCAGGAGTCTGTGGGCTCCAGCGGACTCACTTCGTCCAGCGACTCAGCCATGGACTCAGGACTTGATCGCACAGTGGACAGCAGCTCTGTGG GTCATCATCAGATATCACCACCTCCCTATAGTGCTCATCATATGACCCCGTCAGATCACCGGTTACATACTTCAAACAACCACTCcagtcaatcagttaatcaTGCTAGTCAATCCGGGCTTTTGCTGGCACCTTCAGGACATGTGACTGCCACACTTAACTTGGCACCCAATCAGATGTCCACCATCTCTGGCTATGCGGTGTCTAACCTACAGTATGCTAACTTCCCTATGACACAACCTCAGCAGGCCTCAGGCTCTGGGCAGATGGGCTACTTCATACCTGTGGAACTGCCCAATGTCCAGAATGTGCAAACTGCCCAGTCCACTGTCACCCCTAATGGTCAGCTGGATGAGAGAGAAGACAAGGAGAATGTGGACACTGACCAGAGAAGG GTGAGAAAGTCTGACAGGATCGCCCACATGGAGGCCGATACATACCAGAGACGCCCTCAGAGATATATCCCCAAGCCATACAATCACGAGGAAATCT GGTGTGAGGAATGCATGAGGTCCTATGCTACAGAATGTGCCCTACACAAACTCATGCCCATCCCTGACAAACTGGTGCTGTCTAGAGCCTGGTCAAGTCTGCCCAATCTTCTACAGATATTCCGCTTTGGAGATACGCCTG AGCTGGGTGTTTTTGCCAAGCGCCTTTTACCTAAACAGACTCAGTTTGGACCATTCATAGCTGAGCTGTGTGAGAGCAGAGATATGGTGGCAAACACTCGCTTTCTTCTGCGG CTGGAAAAGGAAGGAGGAGATTATGGTTACTTCAACACGAGGGATGAGAATCTGTGTAACTGGATGATGTTTGTACGTCCAGCTGAGAACTACGCTGAGCAGAACCTGGTGGCCTATCAGTATGGATATGACATCTTCTTCACCGTGACAAAAGCCATTGAGCCCAAGCAGGAGCTAAAG GTCTGGTATGCTGCACACTATGCTGAAAGGCTGGGTGTCAACACCCTGCCTATTCTACAGGAGGACATGGAAG CTGACCCAGATGCGAAGTGGCCATGTTACGAGTGCCCTAAGAAGTTCCGTACGTCTGCTCAGCTACAAAACCATCTGGCGGAGCATGAGGAGGGTGGAACCGAGGGTGACCCGGATGAAGAGTATGACAGTAACGGTGTCAAGAAACCCAAACGTAAAGCCACACAACTCACAGCCTCTGGGGTGCCCAAGAAAAGGGGACGACCTGccaaaacactgaag GAAAACGGAGAAACTAAAGTTTTCCAGAGCTGGAAGAAGAGGACAACCAATCTGTATCTGACAAA AACACTGAAGAAATACCAGAAGAGGCATGATCCTGAGATGATCAAGAGAACTCTTAAGTCTCTCTACAAACGGAAGGGCAAGGAGACAGGTGGGAACGAGTGGGTGTGTACTCACTGTGACCTCACATTTGACAACTCCAGCCTGCTCAACCTGCACACGCTGACCCACGCAGCCGAGGATGTGGGGCTGGAAGGCACAGAAAAGACTGTTTCCATATCCACTGGTGAAGATGGAGAGCTGATCATTACGGGCAGTGTGCTGGAGGGTGCAGGGGATGCCAGCAGCGAGGGTAACCTGGTCAGCCTACAGAGTTCTCCCCCTGCCTGCCCAGTCTGCCACAAGGAGTTCACCTCCAAGCGAGATCTCATTGAGCATGCGAGCGACCACGCCATGACTCGGAAAAGCTGCGTGCGAGCAAACAAGTGCTCACTGTGTTGGAAGGGCTTCAGCACCCAGGAGAGGCTGCAGAAGCACATGCTATGTCACGGAGATGAAGAGACCAAACCTCTTCAGTGTACTGTCTGCTTCAAGCGCTTCATGAACAACTCCGCGCTATCCTGTCACATGAAGACCCACAGCAACAGGAAGTTCCACGAGTGCCCCATCTGCCGCATGGGCTTTGACCAATCCCTGGTGCTCAAGGACCATGTGAAGCAGCATGAGACCAATGGGGTGTATATATGTCCTATTTGCCAGCGGCAGTTTGACGACTTCGTCCTCATCAAAAAGCACATTCGCGGATTCCACTCGGAAAAACGCTACCCTTGTCCTGACTGTGACAAAATATTCCCGCGCTCAGACAAGCTGAAGCTGCACATGCTGAAGCACTCCGCCCACAGGGACTTCATGTGCGAGACGTGCGGGCGGCAGTTCAAACGCAAAGACAAGCTCAAGGAACACATGAAGAGGATGCACTCTATAGAGCGGGAACAGAGAATCCGCGAGAAGTCAGAGCGCAGACCCAGCCTCAAGCGCTTCATTCCCAAGGTGTCGCCCACAGACTATCACCGCTTCATCTACAAATGTCACACTTGTCTACTGGGGTTCAAGAGGAGAGGTATGCTGGTGAACCACCTGGCTAAGCGTCATCCAGATATCAAACCTGACCAAGTGCCTGAGCTCAATCTGCCCATCCTAAAGACACAGAGAGACTACTACTGCCAGTACTGCGACAAGGTCTACAAGTCTAGCTCCAAGAGGAAGGCCCACATCATCAAGAACCACCCAGGGGCAGATCTGCCTCTGAGCAGCAGGACAAAGACGCTGATCCCAGACATCCCAGGCCTGCCCAACCCCACATACTCCCAGACTGTGGGCAGCATCACCACCATGCCCCACTCCTGTGACTTCTGCCACAAGCAGTATGCCAGCAAGGCCAAATTGATGCAGCATCAGAGGAAGAAGCACTCCGAGCTTGTGCCCGCTGTGTCGGATCGCAGGCTTAAGGATGAGATGGAGGGGGAGGAGGAGTGCCTGACGGAAGAGCCAAAGACTCATGAGATCCATGTATATGAGACAGTGCAGGCCGCAGCCTTAGCCCAGGCTTCCACAGAGATCCCCACAGCCGACCTGCTCACCCAGGCCATGAGTGAGCTCACCCAGAGCCTGAGTGAGTACCGTAACCCCACCGGAGAGTATCGCCTCACTCCGGGCACCCACACTACCCTGGTGCAGGCCGCCACTCACATCCCCATCCAACACTCCACAATTGAGCTGAGCCACTTGGGACAGGCTCTTGGGCAGACCCAGTACACCACTCAAGGCCACCTTGCCACAGTCCAGGCTGCCCCCTCCCCCGGACAGCCCCAGGCCCCTGCTGCAGTACCTGTCACTATACAGACCATACCTGTGTCCGAAGTGGTGAATGGTCAGACAATGTCTGTCAGTGGACAGACAGTGGCGGTCAGCGGAGGTACCACCATTCAGGTGCCTGTGTCCACTCTGGGCACCATTCAGGGACAGACCTACTTACAGACTCAACGCACCTGGGCAAACTACCCAAATTACCGCTAA